A window of the Carassius carassius chromosome 36, fCarCar2.1, whole genome shotgun sequence genome harbors these coding sequences:
- the sdhaf1 gene encoding succinate dehydrogenase assembly factor 1, mitochondrial, whose translation MIQLIMARHSKLQKQVLSLYRQFLRAAQDKPGFIPRIRDEFRASAAIKKTDVMHIEYLYRRGQRQLELLKDVNTKQLGSFSKSREDSS comes from the coding sequence ATGATCCAGCTCATTATGGCGCGCCATAGCAAGCTCCAGAAACAGGTCTTATCCCTGTATCGGCAGTTTCTGCGTGCAGCTCAGGACAAGCCGGGCTTCATACCGAGAATACGTGATGAATTCCGTGCCAGTGCTGCCATCAAGAAGACTGACGTCATGCACATAGAATATCTTTATCGACGAGGCCAACGCCAACTCGAACTGCTTAAAGATGTGAACACTAAACAACTTGGATCATTCAGCAAGTCTAGAGAGGACAGTTCATAG